From Carya illinoinensis cultivar Pawnee chromosome 5, C.illinoinensisPawnee_v1, whole genome shotgun sequence, one genomic window encodes:
- the LOC122311282 gene encoding uncharacterized protein LOC122311282 — translation MAQHIFMVSFLVILAAIQGIYAVDYTVTNTVGNTPSGSRFNKDIGSAYSRQTLVSATNFILRIFQQNNAADRKNVQKVSLFIDDMGGVAYASNNEIHVSARYINGYSGNVKNEITGVLYHEMTHIWQWNGNGQAPGGLIEGIADFVRLKAGYVPSHWVQPGRGDRWDQGYDVTARFLDYCNSLRNGFVSDLNKKMRTGYNANYFVDLLGKSVEILWSDYKAKYGK, via the coding sequence ATGGCTCAGCACATTTTCATGGTCTCTTTCTTAGTGATCCTAGCAGCCATTCAAGGCATCTATGCAGTTGACTACACTGTCACAAATACTGTCGGGAACACTCCTAGCGGGTCTCGCTTCAATAAGGATATTGGATCTGCGTACAGTAGGCAAACGTTGGTTTCTGCTACAAATTTCATATTAAGAATTTTTCAGCAGAACAATGCAGCAGACAGAAAGAACGTGCAAAAAGTGAGCTTATTTATTGATGACATGGGTGGAGTCGCATATGCTAGCAACAACGAGATCCACGTTAGTGCGAGGTACATCAACGGCTATTCGGGCAATGTGAAAAATGAAATCACTGGAGTGCTTTATCACGAAATGACTCATATATGGCAATGGAATGGTAACGGGCAGGCTCCGGGAGGATTGATTGAAGGAATTGCTGATTTTGTGAGGTTGAAGGCAGGGTACGTGCCAAGCCATTGGGTACAGCCTGGACGAGGTGATAGATGGGACCAAGGCTACGATGTTACGGCTAGGTTTTTAGACTATTGCAACAGTCTAAGAAATGGGTTTGTGTCTGACTTGAATAAGAAAATGAGGACCGGTTATAATgctaattattttgttgatcTGCTCGGCAAGTCTGTTGAAATACTCTGGAGTGATTACAAGGCCAAGTATGGAAAATAA